A single window of Granulicella mallensis MP5ACTX8 DNA harbors:
- a CDS encoding histidine-type phosphatase codes for MKLFRPSISACAALLCVLWQSPAEISAQATKSAAGSGDTLKLVVILSRHGVRSPTQANPQLDLLSVKPWPQWTVAPGELTPRGALLLRQFATWERTQLAAQGLLQPQGCADADQVYVYADSDQRTIASGHALAEGLMPGCTVRIDSLPQGTENALFHPLAAKVIQGNAQLAAAALRERVHEDPSTPAREHQATLDELQRILNSCATQPSSCSKVPAEKATSVTGIVPTITSGKGDHLADLRGPLSVGSSMSENLLLEYAEGLPADQVGWGQVQEQQLERLLSLHTAYFDLAHRTPYFAQVEASNLLDHIRRTLEQGATGKGIDGAIGSVGEKVVILTGHDTNLAGVASLLGIHWNLDGRRDDTPPGAEMAFELWQHGDTYSVRVRYSLQTLAQLRAAQPLTAANKPASEMPEMSCKDATGQCSLAAFEQLVQQAVRPEFIR; via the coding sequence ATGAAGTTGTTTCGTCCCTCTATCTCAGCATGCGCGGCTCTGCTATGCGTTCTATGGCAAAGCCCTGCTGAGATATCGGCACAGGCTACAAAATCCGCCGCTGGTTCGGGCGATACCCTCAAGCTTGTCGTCATCCTCAGCCGACATGGCGTGCGTTCTCCGACACAGGCAAATCCGCAGCTTGATCTCCTCTCTGTGAAGCCCTGGCCCCAGTGGACGGTTGCTCCGGGAGAACTTACTCCACGCGGAGCGCTGCTGCTAAGACAGTTTGCAACGTGGGAGCGAACACAGCTTGCCGCACAAGGCCTGTTGCAGCCGCAAGGCTGCGCTGATGCAGATCAGGTGTACGTTTACGCAGACTCCGATCAGCGCACCATCGCCAGCGGCCATGCGCTGGCCGAAGGTCTTATGCCGGGCTGCACGGTTCGCATCGATTCACTGCCGCAGGGCACAGAGAATGCGCTCTTTCATCCGCTGGCTGCGAAGGTGATTCAAGGCAATGCACAGCTCGCCGCCGCCGCACTCCGCGAACGTGTGCATGAGGATCCCTCCACACCTGCACGCGAGCATCAAGCTACTTTGGACGAGTTGCAACGCATCCTGAATAGCTGCGCAACACAGCCGTCCTCGTGTTCGAAGGTCCCGGCGGAGAAGGCAACGTCCGTGACTGGAATTGTTCCGACGATTACCTCAGGCAAGGGCGATCATCTTGCAGACCTGCGCGGACCGCTGTCTGTGGGGTCCAGCATGTCGGAGAACCTGCTGTTGGAGTATGCCGAAGGCCTGCCTGCGGACCAGGTCGGCTGGGGCCAGGTGCAGGAGCAGCAACTGGAGAGGCTGCTTTCGCTGCACACGGCTTACTTCGATCTTGCTCATCGCACTCCTTATTTTGCGCAGGTAGAAGCCTCCAATCTGCTCGACCATATTCGACGCACACTCGAACAGGGCGCGACCGGCAAGGGCATCGACGGCGCGATTGGGTCTGTAGGAGAGAAGGTCGTGATTCTGACGGGGCACGATACCAACCTTGCAGGGGTGGCGTCTTTGCTGGGCATTCACTGGAACCTGGATGGACGCCGCGACGATACTCCGCCGGGAGCAGAGATGGCCTTCGAGCTCTGGCAGCATGGCGACACGTACTCTGTGCGCGTTCGATACTCCTTGCAGACGCTGGCACAACTGCGTGCGGCGCAGCCACTTACTGCGGCGAACAAGCCCGCGTCAGAGATGCCTGAGATGTCTTGTAAGGATGCCACGGGGCAGTGCAGCCTCGCTGCCTTCGAGCAACTCGTGCAACAGGCTGTGAGACCGGAGTTTATTCGTTAG
- a CDS encoding zf-HC2 domain-containing protein, producing the protein MNDLLQPGQHLEADQLNAFLEGVLPEHERLESLAHLSECSHCRQIVFLARQTQQAEEPAPAKAVRTWREWFRFSPMSMLSAATIVVACALIVTVSLHLYRTAQTPTTTENAKVEPAPNLPPVAPPAEGAPPAPRRASPKTAPVSPTAAAPEAVAPTPSGKAEDAISSFSKRRSATTEPAISPQTTKPTAMNDFVAASAGAVANDETRGTGMLLRNRAAAPLQPAKAAANLAAKSNPTAVAPAPALPAKISAESTTTETLPIEARTTVQATNQTIEVSAAPNIPVYSLNEVVDTVHALPSNLPSAASASNGRRMLAADTAGALFVSKNGGKHWKSVKPQWQGKVMLLALSPQALEQPVVQKQKVQTAGFQLTTDAGVVWVSGDGVHWQQK; encoded by the coding sequence ATGAACGATCTTCTCCAACCCGGCCAGCACCTCGAAGCGGACCAGCTCAACGCCTTTCTCGAAGGCGTGCTGCCCGAGCACGAGCGCCTGGAGAGCCTGGCACATCTGTCCGAGTGTTCGCACTGCCGGCAGATCGTCTTTCTTGCCCGGCAGACCCAGCAAGCGGAAGAGCCTGCACCAGCGAAGGCCGTTCGAACATGGCGTGAGTGGTTCCGGTTCAGCCCGATGTCGATGCTCAGCGCAGCAACGATAGTTGTGGCGTGCGCGCTGATCGTTACCGTATCGCTTCATCTGTACCGCACTGCACAAACGCCCACGACGACAGAGAACGCGAAGGTCGAACCCGCCCCAAACCTTCCGCCCGTTGCGCCACCAGCAGAAGGAGCGCCCCCTGCACCGCGAAGAGCCTCGCCCAAAACGGCTCCAGTATCTCCGACCGCTGCCGCTCCTGAAGCGGTGGCACCAACTCCTTCCGGAAAAGCGGAAGATGCGATCTCCAGCTTCAGCAAACGCAGGAGTGCAACTACGGAACCCGCCATTTCGCCCCAGACTACGAAGCCGACAGCGATGAACGACTTTGTAGCTGCGTCGGCTGGCGCTGTTGCCAACGACGAAACACGCGGTACAGGGATGCTACTGCGCAACAGAGCAGCAGCCCCGCTGCAGCCTGCAAAAGCAGCGGCCAATCTGGCTGCGAAATCGAACCCAACAGCGGTAGCCCCTGCGCCTGCCCTACCTGCGAAGATATCCGCTGAGTCCACAACGACGGAGACGCTGCCTATCGAAGCACGTACTACGGTTCAAGCCACTAACCAGACCATTGAGGTTAGCGCGGCCCCCAATATCCCTGTCTACAGTCTGAACGAAGTTGTCGACACGGTGCATGCGTTGCCCAGCAATCTACCCTCGGCTGCCTCGGCCTCCAACGGCCGGCGCATGCTTGCCGCAGATACAGCAGGAGCACTCTTCGTCAGCAAAAACGGCGGCAAGCACTGGAAGTCCGTCAAGCCGCAGTGGCAGGGGAAGGTGATGCTGCTTGCGCTTTCGCCACAGGCTCTTGAGCAGCCTGTCGTGCAAAAACAAAAGGTGCAAACGGCAGGCTTTCAACTGACTACAGACGCTGGCGTGGTCTGGGTCAGCGGCGATGGAGTGCATTGGCAACAGAAGTAG
- a CDS encoding sigma-70 family RNA polymerase sigma factor has protein sequence MDSASAQPVELGPPATAEGAAEPQISATLIDALWREAEADSLELGRTELAQKLLTVGAKYNYGLPQGASATPTQIEAFYRSLQLRELALAHACALGRDAAWQQFLQRFRAPLTQAAVAMTGSSSLGQDLADSLYSELFGLNERDGQRRSPLASYSGRGSLMGWLRTTLAQRHVDHHRRTRREAPLEDTDFAAAPTAPTPTSEMLARLGSSLAEALRALAPEDRFLLSAYFLDQRTLLQIAQLLRVHEATVSRKLKRLTSGLHQQLLKRLQASGMSRRAAEEALGTDPRDLTINLRNLLQTSVAPTFSNQTEGDKTKPSGKQQT, from the coding sequence GTGGACTCTGCTTCAGCCCAACCCGTCGAATTGGGACCGCCAGCCACTGCAGAAGGTGCCGCGGAGCCGCAGATTTCCGCGACACTGATCGACGCTCTCTGGCGCGAAGCGGAAGCCGATAGCCTCGAACTTGGTCGAACAGAGCTGGCACAGAAGTTACTTACTGTCGGCGCGAAGTACAACTACGGCCTTCCTCAGGGCGCAAGCGCTACTCCTACGCAGATCGAAGCCTTCTATCGCTCGTTGCAACTTCGAGAGCTGGCCCTCGCGCATGCCTGCGCTCTGGGACGCGATGCGGCGTGGCAGCAGTTTCTCCAGCGCTTTCGAGCTCCGCTCACACAGGCCGCCGTTGCGATGACCGGGTCGTCCTCGCTTGGACAGGACCTCGCCGATTCCCTCTACTCCGAACTCTTTGGGCTCAACGAGCGCGACGGCCAACGGCGTTCGCCCCTGGCCTCGTACTCCGGACGAGGGTCGCTGATGGGCTGGCTGCGTACAACGCTCGCCCAGCGGCATGTAGACCACCATCGCCGCACCCGGCGCGAGGCTCCGCTCGAAGACACCGACTTCGCCGCCGCGCCGACGGCTCCAACCCCCACTTCTGAAATGCTTGCCCGGCTCGGCAGCTCGCTGGCGGAGGCCCTGCGCGCGCTCGCACCCGAGGACCGGTTCCTGCTGTCGGCCTACTTTCTCGACCAGCGAACCCTGCTACAGATCGCGCAACTCCTGCGGGTTCATGAGGCTACCGTCAGCCGCAAGCTGAAACGGCTGACCTCGGGATTGCATCAACAACTGTTAAAACGCCTGCAGGCCTCGGGCATGAGCAGGCGAGCCGCGGAAGAGGCACTAGGAACCGATCCGCGCGATCTCACGATCAATTTGCGGAATCTGCTGCAAACTTCGGTAGCTCCAACGTTCTCCAATCAGACAGAAGGCGATAAGACAAAGCCCTCGGGCAAGCAGCAGACATGA
- a CDS encoding SGNH/GDSL hydrolase family protein, producing the protein MKRIRTGVLSAMGLFLLCHVAFAAKPPKRLYVFGDSYSDIGRGWVDSDGPTAVAYLAKRLGLTMVASNTPDSAGKSLNFAVSGAPSGENPGQAVPHGWLGFGMKNQVSEFVAMVHSGTVSFDPATTLFFLAGGLNDHSLSTEQTVANLEGEIDSLYAVGARRFSVAILPEKIPAFRAVAVRLNPALRRIPAEIGPKLMGAEVRTSQWGAFFDAILENPSKYGFTDVTNQCAGRSIFNEDTTPCSTPATHFYYHEAHPSTAASKVVGDMLYDELMSR; encoded by the coding sequence ATGAAGAGAATACGAACCGGTGTTCTATCCGCCATGGGACTGTTTCTGCTGTGCCATGTAGCCTTTGCCGCGAAGCCCCCGAAACGTCTGTACGTCTTCGGAGATAGTTATTCCGACATCGGGCGCGGCTGGGTCGATAGCGATGGTCCCACGGCGGTGGCCTATCTCGCGAAACGGCTCGGGCTTACGATGGTGGCTTCAAACACGCCGGATTCCGCAGGCAAGAGTCTCAACTTCGCCGTCAGCGGCGCCCCTTCAGGAGAGAACCCGGGCCAGGCGGTGCCGCACGGATGGCTTGGCTTCGGGATGAAGAACCAGGTATCCGAGTTCGTCGCGATGGTGCACTCAGGCACTGTTTCGTTCGATCCTGCAACGACACTTTTCTTCCTCGCCGGTGGACTGAACGACCACAGCCTTTCAACAGAACAGACTGTCGCCAATCTTGAGGGAGAGATCGATTCGCTATACGCGGTCGGCGCGCGCCGCTTTTCCGTGGCAATCCTTCCGGAGAAGATCCCTGCATTCAGGGCAGTGGCTGTTCGACTGAACCCAGCCTTGAGGAGGATTCCCGCGGAGATAGGTCCGAAGCTGATGGGGGCTGAGGTGAGGACCAGTCAATGGGGTGCTTTCTTTGATGCGATCCTGGAGAACCCCTCAAAGTATGGGTTCACCGATGTAACAAACCAGTGCGCAGGCCGATCGATCTTCAACGAAGACACGACGCCATGCTCCACTCCGGCGACACATTTCTACTATCACGAGGCGCATCCCTCGACGGCAGCGAGCAAGGTTGTCGGAGACATGCTGTACGACGAACTGATGTCTCGCTAA
- a CDS encoding winged helix-turn-helix transcriptional regulator, whose product MMKITKELPGLPIERTLGVISGRWKAVLVYILLDGPKRLCELENQIAGISQKVLIEQLRVLEEHGLVSRQNFVEEPQRVDYVLTPLGMSLKPLLALLYDWGQHHAEELQETEKLLPCEAVVRSAER is encoded by the coding sequence ATGATGAAGATCACCAAGGAACTTCCGGGTTTACCGATCGAACGAACGCTGGGCGTTATCTCCGGCCGCTGGAAGGCGGTCCTTGTTTATATCCTGCTGGATGGTCCGAAGCGGCTCTGCGAGCTTGAAAATCAGATCGCCGGTATCTCGCAGAAGGTCCTTATCGAGCAACTTAGGGTGCTTGAAGAACATGGCCTTGTCTCTCGACAAAACTTTGTAGAAGAACCGCAGCGTGTCGATTATGTTCTGACGCCCCTGGGGATGAGTCTGAAGCCGCTGCTGGCGCTTCTCTATGACTGGGGACAGCATCACGCAGAAGAGCTTCAGGAGACGGAGAAGCTTCTTCCCTGTGAGGCAGTCGTACGGAGCGCCGAACGATGA
- a CDS encoding alkene reductase, translating into MPTLFDAPTLGSSLTLNNRIVMAPMTRTRTSEGDVPNALMAKYYGQRASAGLIVTEATDVSAHSKGYAWTPGIYTDAQVEGWKLVTDEVHHNGGRIFLQVWHVGRMAHTSLMPNGEAPWGVTDEKASESDVFAHDSDGKLTFMRASPPRQIQVEEIPGLVNEFALAFKNAKLAGFDGVEIHAANGYLFDQFMNSALNTRTDEYGGATPETRTRLLLEVVDAAIRELGAGKVGVRVSPFGRYNSMPADPHVEETLLYLSRELSRRKVAYLHMLYQLMPSGNMEDSEFNETHLRDSFVRKVREAFDGSLIWCGGFNRDNAQVALDTGWVDLIAFGRPFVANPDLAVRFRNDWPLAESDRSVLYTRNGEKGYTDFSNFTLLEKPGLGWAIEKS; encoded by the coding sequence ATGCCCACCTTATTTGATGCACCTACCCTTGGAAGTAGTCTCACCCTGAACAATCGCATCGTGATGGCGCCGATGACCAGGACGCGGACGTCAGAGGGCGATGTGCCGAATGCACTGATGGCAAAGTACTACGGTCAACGCGCCAGCGCGGGGCTTATCGTAACCGAGGCTACCGATGTGTCCGCGCATAGTAAGGGATATGCCTGGACTCCCGGCATTTATACGGATGCGCAGGTTGAAGGCTGGAAGCTGGTGACGGACGAGGTCCATCACAATGGCGGCAGGATCTTCCTGCAGGTCTGGCATGTCGGAAGAATGGCGCATACCTCCCTGATGCCCAATGGAGAGGCTCCGTGGGGAGTTACGGACGAAAAAGCGAGTGAGTCCGACGTCTTTGCCCACGACTCCGACGGCAAGCTGACCTTCATGCGGGCAAGTCCTCCCCGGCAGATTCAGGTAGAGGAGATCCCAGGCCTGGTGAATGAATTCGCCCTGGCTTTTAAAAACGCGAAGCTCGCAGGTTTTGATGGCGTGGAGATTCATGCCGCTAATGGTTACCTATTCGATCAGTTTATGAATTCGGCCCTCAATACACGCACCGATGAGTATGGTGGCGCAACGCCTGAAACGCGTACTCGCCTGCTTCTCGAGGTGGTGGATGCCGCGATACGGGAGCTGGGGGCCGGCAAAGTCGGTGTCAGGGTATCCCCTTTCGGGAGATACAACAGCATGCCGGCCGATCCGCATGTTGAAGAGACCTTGCTGTATCTATCCAGGGAGTTGAGCCGCCGCAAGGTTGCCTATCTGCATATGCTTTACCAGTTGATGCCTTCGGGGAATATGGAGGACAGCGAGTTCAACGAGACCCATCTTCGCGATAGCTTCGTGCGGAAGGTTCGAGAAGCGTTCGATGGATCGCTGATCTGGTGCGGCGGATTTAATAGGGATAATGCGCAGGTGGCCCTGGATACCGGCTGGGTCGATCTGATTGCCTTCGGCAGGCCCTTCGTCGCGAATCCGGATCTCGCAGTTCGCTTCAGAAACGATTGGCCGCTGGCCGAGTCTGACCGGTCGGTCCTGTACACCCGAAACGGAGAGAAGGGCTATACGGATTTTTCGAACTTCACTCTTCTTGAGAAACCGGGCCTCGGCTGGGCAATAGAAAAATCATGA
- a CDS encoding tetratricopeptide repeat protein — MSKAGKHLEACELLEKLATLSPHNPLIWNDLGVQYEAAGEMDKALDALRRSHQADSTYPPALYNLGKFTLDRFIGFHKAGLAAKEEVQGMLIEAIDLLNANLDRDPDNADGHYQLALAYGLNQDERMALAHMTVALRLRQTFEAPSPWRIERAP; from the coding sequence TTGTCCAAAGCGGGAAAGCATCTGGAAGCTTGTGAGCTGCTGGAAAAGCTTGCAACTCTAAGCCCGCACAACCCTCTGATCTGGAATGATCTGGGAGTACAGTACGAGGCGGCGGGCGAGATGGATAAAGCACTTGACGCATTACGGCGTAGTCATCAAGCTGACTCGACCTATCCACCGGCACTCTACAATCTCGGCAAATTTACGCTTGATCGCTTTATAGGCTTCCATAAGGCCGGACTGGCTGCGAAAGAAGAAGTTCAGGGAATGCTAATAGAAGCCATCGATCTTTTAAACGCTAATCTCGACAGAGATCCCGATAATGCCGACGGACATTATCAGCTTGCCTTAGCCTATGGCCTGAATCAAGACGAACGTATGGCTCTGGCTCACATGACGGTAGCGCTCAGGCTTCGGCAAACATTTGAAGCTCCTTCACCTTGGCGGATAGAACGCGCGCCTTGA
- the fliB gene encoding flagellin lysine-N-methylase: MAPPTYAAAFRCIGTDCEDTCCGDWDIPIDKNIYNKYQQFPREKLGSLVSQFVLISVPDQPDPLHARIYRGSSGFCPFFGADSLCNIHKEYGPQFLSATCSIYPRSFSYVAGTLEGSLSLSCPEAARNILLVPRFMQIEGDLFSGNFRTDNVLHLASSRKDSCHKPHNFFLTIRTLLIDMARDRSRPLWHRLLLIGSLCESLDNITTAEDKEAFSVVLRKYRQIVGYQISQPELVNLPSLPRLKLEVVFRLTDALVRDNSGKRFRDIFWAFVEGIASPDRSTPQNDMERFLQAEEKYHRPFFEKFPFILENYLVNYMFQNLFPYGREGSPRFIPRSLFGEYIQMATQFAWVNTLLIGVAGHYKEGFAEEHVVQTIQSFTRAVEHYPDVLQSIDESMRSLELNNLRGMAIMLKV, from the coding sequence ATGGCACCACCAACCTATGCCGCTGCGTTCCGTTGTATCGGAACAGATTGCGAGGATACCTGTTGCGGTGACTGGGATATCCCGATCGATAAAAACATCTATAACAAGTACCAACAATTTCCACGGGAGAAGCTTGGCTCCCTTGTGTCGCAGTTCGTACTTATTAGCGTTCCCGATCAACCCGATCCCCTTCACGCGCGTATATATCGTGGGTCCTCAGGCTTTTGCCCCTTCTTTGGAGCAGATTCCCTCTGCAATATCCACAAGGAATACGGGCCTCAGTTTCTGTCCGCGACTTGTTCGATCTACCCTCGTTCTTTCAGTTACGTTGCAGGGACGCTTGAAGGCTCGTTGAGCCTTTCCTGTCCTGAGGCGGCAAGGAACATATTGCTGGTTCCCCGCTTCATGCAAATAGAGGGAGACCTCTTCTCTGGTAACTTTCGAACCGACAACGTCTTACATCTGGCCAGCAGCCGAAAGGATTCCTGCCACAAACCTCATAACTTTTTTCTCACGATCAGGACCTTGCTGATCGATATGGCGCGGGACCGTTCACGTCCTCTATGGCACCGATTATTGTTGATAGGTTCTCTATGCGAGAGCCTGGATAACATCACGACTGCGGAAGACAAAGAAGCTTTCTCTGTGGTCCTCCGCAAGTATCGCCAGATCGTTGGATATCAGATCTCTCAGCCCGAATTAGTGAACCTGCCGAGCCTGCCGCGACTGAAGTTAGAAGTGGTCTTCAGACTGACTGATGCACTGGTGAGAGACAACTCCGGGAAGCGCTTTCGGGATATCTTTTGGGCATTTGTGGAAGGTATCGCTTCTCCCGACAGATCTACCCCTCAGAATGACATGGAACGATTTCTGCAAGCAGAGGAAAAGTATCATCGCCCCTTCTTTGAGAAGTTCCCTTTTATTCTCGAAAATTATTTAGTGAATTACATGTTCCAGAACCTTTTCCCTTATGGCCGAGAGGGCAGTCCCCGTTTTATTCCTCGAAGTTTGTTCGGCGAATACATTCAGATGGCGACGCAGTTTGCATGGGTCAACACCCTACTCATTGGCGTTGCAGGCCATTACAAAGAAGGCTTTGCCGAGGAGCACGTCGTTCAAACAATCCAGTCCTTCACCCGAGCGGTGGAGCATTATCCTGACGTCCTTCAATCCATCGATGAATCTATGAGAAGCCTTGAACTGAATAACCTGCGGGGCATGGCTATCATGCTAAAAGTTTGA
- a CDS encoding GNAT family N-acetyltransferase, with protein sequence MDGITIREATEGDLSSILGLYAAAGIGDSGNFTAEEARAHFSRLKQYPSFHVFVAFLHEVPVGTYELLIMDNLAKRGRKSAVVEDVAVDPQHQGQGIGRAMMEHARKQCQEASCYKLTLSSNLKREEAHRFYEALGFEKHGYSFQIRLQD encoded by the coding sequence ATGGATGGCATCACCATACGCGAAGCGACAGAGGGCGATTTGTCCTCCATCCTCGGTCTATACGCTGCCGCCGGGATCGGCGATAGCGGGAACTTCACTGCCGAAGAGGCCCGTGCGCATTTCTCCAGGCTCAAACAATATCCTTCATTTCACGTCTTCGTGGCGTTTCTCCATGAGGTTCCCGTCGGCACCTACGAATTGCTCATCATGGACAATCTCGCCAAGCGCGGGAGAAAGTCTGCCGTCGTAGAAGATGTGGCTGTCGACCCGCAGCATCAGGGCCAGGGTATAGGGCGCGCCATGATGGAGCATGCCCGCAAGCAGTGCCAGGAGGCCAGCTGCTACAAGTTAACCCTCTCCAGCAACCTGAAGCGCGAAGAGGCGCACCGCTTCTACGAAGCACTCGGCTTCGAGAAACACGGCTATAGCTTCCAGATCCGGCTCCAGGATTAA
- a CDS encoding TetR/AcrR family transcriptional regulator yields MGRPKNFSREEVLEKAMPVFWKHGFADTSLQDLERATGVNKSGLYTEFRDKEDLFLACLRHYLESQDKRGLLTKEPLGWKNIETFLKNGPLHKGEQQGCFAINSMREFAILPDEAYGAITGNRALLQHLLALNIEAEKPRMAPSAIAEMVLSFFSGLCIERNLKSGKASSTRKVDNFMTALRSL; encoded by the coding sequence ATGGGGCGTCCGAAGAACTTTAGCCGGGAAGAAGTGCTGGAGAAGGCAATGCCTGTCTTCTGGAAGCATGGGTTCGCGGACACGAGCCTCCAGGACCTGGAACGGGCCACAGGGGTGAACAAATCAGGCCTTTACACCGAGTTCCGGGACAAAGAAGATCTCTTTTTGGCGTGCCTTCGACACTATCTTGAGAGCCAGGACAAGCGAGGACTTCTCACCAAAGAGCCTCTTGGCTGGAAGAACATCGAAACGTTTCTCAAGAATGGTCCCCTTCACAAAGGGGAACAGCAGGGATGTTTTGCCATCAACTCGATGCGGGAGTTCGCCATTCTTCCGGATGAAGCGTATGGCGCCATTACTGGGAATCGAGCGTTGCTGCAGCATCTTCTCGCCCTGAATATCGAAGCCGAAAAGCCAAGGATGGCTCCTTCTGCCATTGCAGAGATGGTTTTGTCCTTTTTTTCTGGGTTGTGCATCGAGCGCAACCTGAAATCCGGCAAAGCCTCGTCCACCCGCAAGGTCGATAACTTCATGACCGCCCTTCGCAGTCTCTAA
- a CDS encoding SDR family oxidoreductase, which yields MSKLANKVALVTGGSRGIGAAIAKRLAADGASVAITYAKDASAASAVVKAIEVSGGKAIAIQADAADAGAAKDAVEKTVATFGRLDVLVNNAGTAIPKPFEEATLEEMDRVLDINIRGVFATTQTALKHMTDGSRIIMIGSAVGERAVAPGLVPYAATKGAVKMFTQALSREVGSRGITVNNVQPGPIDTDLNPASGDWAVPQKAATALNRYGHVEEIAAMVAFIAGPESSYITGANLTVDGGMNA from the coding sequence ATGTCTAAGTTGGCAAACAAAGTAGCACTCGTTACGGGCGGCTCTCGGGGTATTGGGGCAGCGATTGCAAAGCGTCTGGCTGCGGATGGAGCCAGCGTGGCCATCACCTACGCGAAGGACGCCAGCGCGGCTTCCGCCGTGGTCAAAGCGATTGAAGTCAGCGGCGGAAAGGCCATTGCGATTCAGGCCGACGCGGCCGACGCCGGCGCCGCCAAAGACGCGGTCGAAAAGACCGTCGCAACCTTCGGCCGGCTTGATGTCCTTGTGAACAATGCCGGTACGGCCATTCCGAAACCGTTCGAAGAGGCGACGCTGGAGGAGATGGATCGGGTCCTCGACATCAACATCCGCGGTGTATTCGCCACCACGCAGACTGCACTGAAGCACATGACGGATGGCAGCCGCATCATTATGATCGGTTCGGCGGTGGGAGAGCGTGCTGTTGCGCCCGGGCTTGTGCCCTACGCGGCCACAAAGGGAGCCGTCAAGATGTTCACTCAGGCGCTGTCCAGAGAGGTCGGGAGCCGGGGCATTACGGTCAACAACGTTCAGCCTGGCCCGATCGATACGGACTTGAATCCCGCCTCGGGTGATTGGGCGGTCCCGCAGAAAGCTGCCACAGCGCTGAACCGCTATGGGCACGTTGAGGAGATCGCAGCAATGGTGGCATTCATCGCTGGTCCCGAATCCTCGTACATCACGGGGGCTAATCTGACAGTAGATGGCGGAATGAACGCCTGA
- a CDS encoding SDR family NAD(P)-dependent oxidoreductase, protein MITLEDKTALVTGASRGIGRATAIALAAAGAHVLVHYGRSKQEAESLVAEIQRKGGHADAISADLATAEGAALLAKQVRALVGDRLDVLVLNAGISKLARIADYTVEDFDNLFATNVRGPFFLVQQLLPVLGEGSSIVAISSAVARTVVGKPGLENPSVLAYASTKGALETLVRNWAAILGPGGIRVNAVAPGVIDTDMSNFTKTEAGREVALGMQALKRIGKPEDIADVVAFLASDAARWITGASIPVDGGSKL, encoded by the coding sequence ATGATCACACTTGAAGACAAAACGGCGCTCGTGACGGGCGCATCGAGAGGTATTGGCCGCGCGACGGCAATAGCGCTTGCTGCGGCCGGGGCGCACGTTCTGGTTCACTATGGCCGCTCAAAACAGGAAGCCGAGTCTCTCGTAGCCGAGATCCAAAGGAAAGGCGGGCACGCAGATGCGATTTCAGCGGACCTGGCAACTGCGGAGGGCGCTGCGTTGCTCGCCAAACAGGTGCGGGCTCTTGTTGGCGATCGGTTGGACGTGCTGGTACTCAATGCCGGGATCAGCAAGTTGGCTCGCATCGCGGATTACACGGTAGAGGACTTTGACAACCTCTTTGCGACAAACGTCCGAGGGCCGTTCTTCCTCGTGCAGCAGCTCCTGCCCGTTCTCGGTGAAGGTTCAAGCATTGTTGCGATCTCCTCTGCTGTAGCCCGTACGGTCGTAGGCAAGCCCGGTTTGGAAAACCCTTCCGTGCTTGCCTATGCTTCTACCAAGGGGGCACTTGAAACGCTGGTCAGGAACTGGGCCGCCATTCTCGGGCCAGGTGGCATTCGCGTAAATGCTGTCGCTCCTGGAGTCATCGACACGGACATGTCGAACTTCACGAAGACAGAAGCAGGCCGCGAGGTCGCTCTGGGAATGCAGGCGCTGAAGCGAATCGGCAAGCCCGAGGATATTGCCGACGTTGTCGCTTTTCTGGCGTCCGATGCCGCTCGCTGGATTACAGGTGCCAGCATTCCTGTCGATGGTGGTTCGAAACTTTGA
- a CDS encoding DUF427 domain-containing protein yields the protein MDNTSSKGKEIKIPGPDHPITVSPAEGTIRVMVAGKVVAESKRALRLEEKGYPPVYYLPRSDANMSLLIRTTHYTYCPYKGDCTYYSIPLGGAKSEYAVWTYEKPYEAVAEIKEHLAFYPTRVDAIEVIS from the coding sequence ATGGATAACACTTCGAGCAAAGGCAAAGAGATCAAGATCCCTGGCCCTGATCATCCCATCACAGTTTCTCCGGCTGAAGGCACGATCCGCGTAATGGTCGCTGGAAAGGTCGTCGCTGAATCGAAGCGAGCACTTCGGCTGGAAGAGAAGGGATACCCACCGGTCTACTACTTGCCGCGCAGCGATGCGAACATGTCGCTGCTCATTCGGACCACGCATTACACCTATTGTCCCTACAAGGGAGATTGCACGTACTACAGCATTCCTCTGGGTGGGGCGAAATCGGAATATGCCGTCTGGACGTACGAAAAGCCTTATGAGGCAGTCGCCGAAATTAAGGAGCACCTGGCGTTTTATCCCACCCGGGTCGATGCCATTGAAGTGATTTCTTAA